The following proteins are co-located in the Melanotaenia boesemani isolate fMelBoe1 chromosome 5, fMelBoe1.pri, whole genome shotgun sequence genome:
- the LOC121640285 gene encoding uncharacterized protein LOC121640285, whose product MAPKRHYKEYLLNESSQPSKATKYRRLAKENENTLNCRGNYKKYLSASCTTNNRGVLKEIPLSNNGERTYSLEEYPGDNPTTNKQNVPDEGLVAEGPSGQSSLECLRGKHLVTPITEHLLQDRPNRDSSEPAGEGVSRNTHPVLELPPSTYSHCTFQFCGDQQDMQIGPEAQDMLEKQPGCNVPATPTDQQETPNQQAETFLLDGDDPAYPGAPLTKGQSLILLMSYVLRHNVTGVALEHLLKIVNEHFPGMVPVTTYLFHKAYGQYGNYVPHFYCPACENYLGVNNTSELQCGACNAVTDSESCLKSGCFFLVLSLDSQIKTLLEQNQSLKKDWQCADVMSDIQCGEEYHKLKESGELGEDDITLIWNCDGIPVFRSSKYQIWPIQCQVIELEPKERKANICLPCLWFGEKKPNFLTYLKPFVDELQILEQNGIKWKDSANVQHVSKVYALICSSDSVARPLLRNTKQFNGFYGCDFCYHVGGGPYTNKGPKPHLRTEAKHFDHAMAATPDSPVMGVKGPSPLMKLTKFQMINGFVPEYQHCVCLGVTRQLAKLWFDSRNHDKEWYLGAKSDRIDKELIAIQPPVEITRVPRSVADRKYWKASEWRSFLLFYCLPLLNGVLLKKFWNHLFLFVFAMHILLGEKVKRCDIEVAERALKKFSLQFEKLYGAANMTFNVHLLTHLAASVRNWGPLWATSTFSFESFNGTLLQYFNGTTHVPEQIVKRFLCWRSLTQKAEKYMVDANEGVKCIFFTSPKQQCIKF is encoded by the exons ATGGCACCCAAAAGACATTACAAAGAATATCTGCTGAATGAGTCGAGCCAACCTTCAAAGGCAACCAAATACAGACGGCTAGCAAAGGAGAACGAG AATACTTTAAACTGCAGAGGAAATTACAAGAAATACCTCAGTGCATCCTGTACAACTAACAATAGAGGAGTCTTGAAAGAG ATTCCACTTTCAAATAACGGTGAACGAACATATTCTCTGGAGGAATATCCAGGAGACAATCCCACAACTAACAAACAG AATGTTCCCGATGAGGGCCTTGTTGCAGAAGGACCAAGCGGTCAGTCATCTTTAGAATGTTTGAGAGGAAAGCATCTTGTCACTCCAATAACAGAGCATCTGCTTCAGGACAGACCAAACAGAGATTCATCAGAG CCTGCCGGAGAGGGGGTCTCCAGAAATACCCACCCAGTGCTAGAATtgccaccctccacctactcacACTGCACTTTTCAATTTTGTGGGGATCAACAAGATATGCAAATCGGACCAGAAGCACAG GACATGTTAGAGAAGCAACCAGGATGCAATGTGCCTGCTACTCCAACTGATCAGCAAGAGACACCAAACCAACAG GCAGAGACATTTTTGTTGGATGGAGATGATCCAGCGTATCCTGGAGCTCCACTGACAAAGGGACAAAGTTTAATCTTACTGATGTCTTATGTACTAAGGCACAATGTGACAGGTGTGGCACTGGAACATCTACTGAAGATTGTTAATGAACATTTCCCTGGAATGGTACCAGTAACCACATACCTTTTTCACAAAGCTTATGGACAATATGGAAATTATGTCCCCCATTTTTACTGTCCAGCATGTGAAAACTACTTGGGGGTAAATAATACCAGTGAACTACAGTGTGGAGCTTGTAATGCAGTAACTGATTCAGAGAGCTGTCTCAAAAGTGGGTGTTTCTTTCTAGTGCTTAGTTTGGATTCACAAATCAAAACATTGCTTGAACAAaaccaaagtttaaaaaaagactggcAATGTGCAGATGTCATGTCAGATATACAGTGTGGAGAAGAGTACCATAAACTCAAAGAATCAGGTGAATTAGGTGAGGATGACATAACTTTAATTTGGAACTGTGATGGAATTCCAGTTTTCAGGAGTTCAAAGTATCAAATTTGGCCCATTCAGTGCCAGGTTATAGAACTTGAACCTAAAGAACGGAAGGCAAATATCTGTCTTCCTTGTCTCTGGTTTGGCGAGAAGAAGCCAAACTTCTTAACATATTTGAAGCCATTTGTTGATGAACTGCAAATTTTAGAACAAAATGGTATTAAATGGAAGGACTCAGCAAATGTACAACATGTCTCCAAAGTGTATGCTCTGATATGCAGTTCAGATTCAGTTGCTCGCCCACTTCTAAGAAACACCAAACAGTTTAATGGCTTTTATGGATGTGATTTTTGTTACCATGTTGGTGGTGGTCCTTACACAAACAAAGGCCCAAAACCACATCTTAGAACTGAAGCTAAGCATTTTGATCACGCAATGGCTGCAACACCAGACAGTCCAGTAATGGGAGTAAAAGGACCTTCACCATTAATGAAACTCACAAAGTTTCAAATGATAAATGGATTTGTTCCAGAGTATCAGCATTGTGTCTGCCTTGGTGTGACAAGGCAATTAGCAAAACTGTGGTTTGACTCAAGAAATCATGACAAAGAGTGGTACTTAGGAGCAAAATCAGACCGCATTGACAAAGAGCTCATTGCAATTCAACCCCCTGTTGAGATAACAAGAGTACCACGATCTGTTGCAGACAGAAAATATTGGAAAGCATCAGAGTGGAGGTCATTCCTGTTATTCTATTGCCTGCCTTTACTGAATGGGGTCTTACTAAAGAAGTTCTGGAACcacctttttctgtttgtgttcgCTATGCACATTCTTTTGGGAGAAAAGGTGAAACGCTGTGATATTGAAGTAGCTGAAAGAGCTCTCAAGAAGTTCTCACTGCAGTTTGAGAAGTTATATGGTGCAGCAAATATGACATTTAATGTCCATCTTCTGACACACCTTGCAGCAAGTGTTAGGAACTGGGGCCCTTTGTGGGCCACATCAACCTTTTCCTTTGAATCATTTAATGGCACTTTGTTACAGTACTTCAATGGGACAACACATGTTCCAGAGCAAATAGTTAAAAGGTTTCTTTGCTGGAGGAGTCTAACACAAAAAGCCGAAAAGTACATGGTAGATGCTAATGAAGGggtgaaatgcatttttttcacatcTCCTAAACAGCAATGTATCAAGTTCTAA
- the LOC121640465 gene encoding uncharacterized protein LOC121640465 isoform X2, with protein MAQFKFGMFYFRDNTIHVESTDIVTPQYRQQLVQVLKRPDLSSEDGWIQVCWGTRKAPKNKVAAKLLLLGDNYKELMGKKEAFLKDEDIWHMAVARRRTTPCTTTRDGSKPKKKRITATSSLTSDEDETQIDPSQVFQTNPKMTKAARDRALSQLKSSLLRRNPTTSTSLTSDVDTDIDTNVDLFDPPQASESTDLGQGESEEESVLMDQSRSSVDMQQDVMDALKEIPALVKCVRDLITTMKRMPPVMDTDSTSSGSSSPAPEMISLGNTGVQISKNCFLRLNRTRMSLFTQDLAVLIFGRDVLASSTLTGKPGPTGTAKEQLNPEKLSALVDTVIAEFPGTNVSDVRAVIRRKCNNENFVSKKKQ; from the exons ATGGCGCAGTTCAAGTTCgggatgttttattttagggaCAACACAATTCACGTCGAAAGTACTGACATTGTGACACCTCAGTACAGACAGCAGCTCGTTCAGGTATTAAAACGGCCGGACCTCTCCAGTGAAGACGGATGGATACAAGTGTGCTGGGGCACCAGGAAAGCACCTAAAAACAAGGTGGCCGCGAAACTGCTCTTACTCGGAG ACAACTACAAGGAGttgatggggaaaaaagaagccTTCCTCAAGGATGAGGACATCTGGCACATGGCAGTTGCAAGGAGAAGGACCACACCATGTACCACAACACGTGATGGAAGCAAACCAAAG aaaaaaagaattactgCAACTTCCAGTCTCACTTCAGATGAAGATGAAACACAGATTGACCCATCACAAGTTTTTCAAACAAAT CCGAAGATGACAAAAGCTGCAAGAGACAGAGCCCTTTCCCAACTGAAATCCTCGCTGCTGAGAAGAAATCCAACAACCTCCACCTCCTTGACAAGTGATGTTGATACAGACATAGACACCAATGTGGACTTATTTGACCCACCTCAGGCTTCAGAATCAACT GACCTGGGCCAAGGGGAAAGTGAAGAGGAGAGTGTCCTGATGGATCAGTCCAGATCCAGTGTTGACATGCAACAGGACGTGATGGATGCTCTGAAAG AAATTCCAGCCTTAGTCAAGTGTGTCAGAGATCTTATTACAACCATGAAGAGAATGCCACCTGTCATGGACACTGACAGTACAAGTTCTGGTTCTTCCAGTCCAGCTCCAGAAATG ATTTCCTTGGGCAACACGGGGGTGCAGATCAGCAAAAACTGTTTCCTAAGACTAAACCGAACAAGAATGTCCCTGTTCACACAGGACTTAGCTGTGCTCATCTTTGGGCGGGATGTTTTGGCATCCTCGACTCTCACAGGAAAACCAGGGCCTACTGGAACAGCGAAAGAGCAGCTAAATCCGGAAAAGCTGAGTGCCCTCGTTG ATACAGTTATTGCTGAATTTCCAGGAACAAATGTGTCTGATGTGAGGGCAGTGATTCGGAGAAAATGTAACAATGAGAATTTTGTGAGCAAAAAGAAACAGTAA
- the LOC121640465 gene encoding uncharacterized protein LOC121640465 isoform X1 produces MAQFKFGMFYFRDNTIHVESTDIVTPQYRQQLVQVLKRPDLSSEDGWIQVCWGTRKAPKNKVAAKLLLLGDNYKELMGKKEAFLKDEDIWHMAVARRRTTPCTTTRDGSKPKKKRITATSSLTSDEDETQIDPSQVFQTNKPKMTKAARDRALSQLKSSLLRRNPTTSTSLTSDVDTDIDTNVDLFDPPQASESTDLGQGESEEESVLMDQSRSSVDMQQDVMDALKEIPALVKCVRDLITTMKRMPPVMDTDSTSSGSSSPAPEMISLGNTGVQISKNCFLRLNRTRMSLFTQDLAVLIFGRDVLASSTLTGKPGPTGTAKEQLNPEKLSALVDTVIAEFPGTNVSDVRAVIRRKCNNENFVSKKKQ; encoded by the exons ATGGCGCAGTTCAAGTTCgggatgttttattttagggaCAACACAATTCACGTCGAAAGTACTGACATTGTGACACCTCAGTACAGACAGCAGCTCGTTCAGGTATTAAAACGGCCGGACCTCTCCAGTGAAGACGGATGGATACAAGTGTGCTGGGGCACCAGGAAAGCACCTAAAAACAAGGTGGCCGCGAAACTGCTCTTACTCGGAG ACAACTACAAGGAGttgatggggaaaaaagaagccTTCCTCAAGGATGAGGACATCTGGCACATGGCAGTTGCAAGGAGAAGGACCACACCATGTACCACAACACGTGATGGAAGCAAACCAAAG aaaaaaagaattactgCAACTTCCAGTCTCACTTCAGATGAAGATGAAACACAGATTGACCCATCACAAGTTTTTCAAACAAAT AAGCCGAAGATGACAAAAGCTGCAAGAGACAGAGCCCTTTCCCAACTGAAATCCTCGCTGCTGAGAAGAAATCCAACAACCTCCACCTCCTTGACAAGTGATGTTGATACAGACATAGACACCAATGTGGACTTATTTGACCCACCTCAGGCTTCAGAATCAACT GACCTGGGCCAAGGGGAAAGTGAAGAGGAGAGTGTCCTGATGGATCAGTCCAGATCCAGTGTTGACATGCAACAGGACGTGATGGATGCTCTGAAAG AAATTCCAGCCTTAGTCAAGTGTGTCAGAGATCTTATTACAACCATGAAGAGAATGCCACCTGTCATGGACACTGACAGTACAAGTTCTGGTTCTTCCAGTCCAGCTCCAGAAATG ATTTCCTTGGGCAACACGGGGGTGCAGATCAGCAAAAACTGTTTCCTAAGACTAAACCGAACAAGAATGTCCCTGTTCACACAGGACTTAGCTGTGCTCATCTTTGGGCGGGATGTTTTGGCATCCTCGACTCTCACAGGAAAACCAGGGCCTACTGGAACAGCGAAAGAGCAGCTAAATCCGGAAAAGCTGAGTGCCCTCGTTG ATACAGTTATTGCTGAATTTCCAGGAACAAATGTGTCTGATGTGAGGGCAGTGATTCGGAGAAAATGTAACAATGAGAATTTTGTGAGCAAAAAGAAACAGTAA
- the LOC121640491 gene encoding Fc receptor-like protein 4, with protein MEGTCVQMLLALISLLCCTTNGARLNISPSRSQLFEGDFVSLICEEDDSSAGWTVRRNTTRQLSECGDRWGKAAGSSCNISVVFTRDSGVYLCESREGATSNSITLTVTGGSVILQSPVLPVMEGDDLTLSCQSKPPSNLPAAFYKDGSLIRTESTGHMTLHHVTRSDEGFYRCSISSHGESPPSWISVTGKPTTTTPPTSTAPPLISSSSSLHLVFTLLRHLLVFCPYFISTLLMVSLYRHRDTGSDLPVSMVMTPSSQADQRLDDDHNDVTTEHHLN; from the exons ATGGAGGGAACATGTGTCCAGATGCTGCTGG ctctgaTCTCACTGCTGTGCTGCACAACAAACGGAG CTCGTCTGAACATCAGTCCCAGCAGATCTCAGCTGTTTGAAGGAGACTTTGTGTCTCTGATCTGTGAGGAGGACGACAGCTCTGCTGGATGGACGGTGAGGAGAAACACCACCAGACAACTGTCTGAGTGTGGAGATAGATGGGGGAAAGCAGCTGGTTCATCCTGTAACATCAGTGTTGTCTTCACAAGGGACTCTGGAGTTTACTTGTGTGAGTCCAGAGAGGGAGCAACCAGTAACAGCATCACCCTCACTGTCACTG gtggatcagtgatcctgcagagtcctgtcctccctgtgatggagggagatgacctcactctgagctgtcaatcaaagcCTCCCTCCAACCTCCCAGCTGCTTTCTATAAAGATGGCTCCCTCATCAGGACTGAGTctacaggtcacatgaccctccACCATGTTACcaggtctgatgaaggtttCTACAGGTGTAGCATCAGCAGTCATGGAGAGTCTCCACCCAGCTGGATCTCTGTCACAG GTAAACCTACAACCACAACCCCGCCTACTTCCACTGCACCGCCCCTCATCTCATCCTCATCGTCCCTCCATCTTGTGTTCACTCTGCTCCGTCACCTGCTGGTCTTCTGTCCGTACTTCATCTCCACCCTCCTCATGGTGTCTTTATATCGACACAGAGACACAG GAAGCGATCTgcccgtctccatggtgatgacTCCATCCTCCCAGGCTGATCAGAGATTGGATGATGACCATAATGATGTCACCACAGAGCATCATTTAAACTGA